The region GCAAGATAGCCCTCAGCATCGTTATGTTGTTGATGTTTATCGGCCGTATTGGTCCCTTGACACTACTGGTCAGTGTAGCGGAATACCAGCCAGACAAGAAAGATACGATTCACTATATGAAAGCAGATATCACCATTGGATAAGAAAGGAAGAACGATGTCAGATCGGACAATTGGAATTTTAGGCTTGGGAATTTTTGGGAGCAGTGTTTTGGAAGCTCTAGCCAAGCATGACATGAATATCATTGCTATTGATGACCACGAGGAACGCATTAATCAGTTTGAACCAGTGTTGGCGCGAGGGGTAGTTGGAGATATCACGGATGAAGAACTCCTTCTATCAGCGGGGATTGACACCTGTGATACCGTAGTTGTCGCAACGGGGGAAAATCTAGAGTCCAGTGTTCTCGCGGTTATGCACTGCAAGAGTCTAGGAGTACCGACAGTTATTGCCAAGGTCAAAAGCCATACAGCTAAAAAAGTTCTAGAAAAAATCGGTGCGGACGCAGTCATCTCACCAGAGTTTGAAATGGGGCGCTCATTAGCGCAGACAATCCTCTTTCATAACAGCGTGGATGTATTTCAGCTAGATAAGAATGTTTCGATTGTCGAGATGAAAATCCCCCAATCGTGGACGGATAAAAGCCTCAGTCAGTTAGATCTACGTGGGCGATACAATCTCAACGTACTTGGTTTTCGTGCCTACGAAAATGCTCCTCTGGATGTCCAATTCGGACCCAATGACCTCTTGCAGGCAGATGCCTACATCATGGCAGTCATTAATAACCAACATTTGGATACCCTAGCTGAACTGAGTGAGTAGGAGAGGAAGGGTACTCTCTTTCCCAAATAATTAACGAGTCAATATAAGTATTTTATAAGAGGGATTTAAGAAAAATTTTAACTTTTTCTTAATCCTTTTTAATTTTAGGAGATTATACTAGAGTCATCAAAAAAAGAAAGCTCTAAGGAGAATCCTATGAAATTCAATCCAAATCAGAGATATACTCGTTGGTCTATTCGCCGTCTCAGTGTCGGTGTTGCTTCAGTTGTTGTGGCCAGTGGCTTCTTTGTCCTAGTTGGTCAACCAAGTTCTGCGCGTGCTGATGTCGTCAATCCGACTCCTGCCCAAGTCGTGCCAGGCGCTGCTTCGGTGAGTGAAAAGAGCGACTTACCAGCAGAGGTTCTCAAAAAAGCAGTCGATGTAGCTCTTCCTTCAGAACAGTCTATTCCAACACCTAAAGCAAGTGTGGATACCACAAGCTCTTCAGAAAAAGCGGACGAAACTGCTAAAGAGCCAGTAGCAGCACCAAAAGAAGTGCAAGCACAATCTGACTCTAAGAAACAAACAGAAGATGCAGTTAAACCTGTGGAAAGTTCTGCATCTACAGTTGCTGGACAAGACCGTGAAGCAAGTGAAGCTCAGCCAGCAACCACCCCAGCTGAAGTGCAAAAAGGTGTGGCCGACAACACTAAAGATACAGTGGATGTTCCGGCATCTTACTTGGACAAAGCGAACTTCCCAGGCCCATTCACAGCCGGTGTCAACCAAGTCATTCCATACGAATTCTTCGCTGGTGACGGTATGTTGACTCGCCTTATCTTGAAGTCTTCAGACAAGGCCCCATGGTCAGACAATGGTTCAGCTAAAAATCCGGCCCTTCCACCAGTAGAAAACTTAGGTAAAGGTCTTTACTTCTATGAAGTAGACTTGGCAGGAACTCAAGGCAAATCAGATAAAGATCTTCTTGACCTCTTGAAACAAAATGGTACACAAAGTTATAAAGCCACTATCAAGGTATACGGTGCTAAAGATGGTAAGGCCGATTTAAGCAACCTCGTAGCGACTAAGGATTTGGATGTCAATTTGAATGGCTTAACTACTCCAGCTGAAGTGCAAAAGGGCGTAGCTGACAATACTAAAGACACGGTAGACGTTCCAGCTACTTACTTGGACAAGGCCAACTTCCCAGGCCCATTCACAGCCGGTGTTAACCAAGTCATTCCTTACGAATTCTTCGCCGGTGATGGTATGTTGACTCGCCTTATCTTGAAAGCCTCAGACAAGGCCCCATGGTCAGACAACGGCTCAGCCAAAAATCCCGCTCTCCCACCAGTAGAAAAATTGGGCAAAGGCCTCTACTTCTACGAAGTGGATTTGGCAGGTACCCAAGGTAAATCTGATAAAGAGCTTCTAGACCTCTTGAAACAAAACGGAACTCAAAGTTACAAGGCAACTATCAAAGTGTACGGTGCGAAGGACGGTAAGGCCGATTTGACTAATCTTGTAGCAACAAAAGATTTGGATGTCAATTTGAATGGCTTAACAACTCCAGCTGAAGTCCAAAAAGGTGTGGCTGACAACACTAAAGATACAGTAGACGTCCCAGCTACTTACTTGGATAAAGCTAATTTCCCAGGGCCATTTACAGCCGGTGTTAATCAAGTCATCCCATATGAATTTTTCGCAGGTGATGGTATGTTGACTCGCCTTATCTTGAAAGCATCCGACAAGGCCCCATGGTCAGACAACGGCTCAGCCAAAAATCCCGCTCTCCCACCAGTAGAAAAATTGGGCAAAGGCCTCTACTTCTACGAAGTAGACTTGGCCGGCACTCAAGGTAAGTCAGATAAAGAGCTTCTAGACTTGTTAAAACAAAATGGCACACAAAGCTATAAAGCTACCATCAAAGTGTACGGCGCAAAAGATGGCAAGGCCGATTTGACTAACCTCGTAGCGACAAAAGATTTGGATGTTAATTTGAATGGCTTAACTACCCCAGCTGAAGTTCAAAAAGGTGTGGCAGACAATACTAAAGACACAGTAGATGTCCCAGCTACTTACTTGGATAAAGCGAATTTCCCAGGCCCATTCACAGCCGGTGTCAACCAAGTCATTCCATACGAATTCTTCGCTGGTGACGGTATGTTGACTCGCCTTATCTTGAAAGCTTCAGACAAGGCTCCATGGTCAGACAATGGTTCAGCTAAAAATCCAGCTCTTCCACCAGTAGAAAAATTGGGCAAAGGTCTTTACTTCTATGAAGTAGATTTGGCTGGTACCCAAGGCAAATCTGACAAAGAGCTTCTAGACCTCTTGAAACAAAACGGAACTCAAAGTTATAAAGCTACTATTAAAGTGTACGGTGCCAAAGATGGAAAGGCTGATTTGACTAATCTTGTAGCGACTAAGGATTTGGATGTCAACTTGAACGGCTTGACTACTCCAGCTGAAGTGCAAAAAGGTGTGGCCGACAACACTAAAGATACAGTGGATGTTCCGGCATCTTACTTGGACAAAGCTAACTTCCCTGGTCCATTCACAGCCGGTGTCAACCAAGTCATTCCATACGAATTCTTCGCTGGTGACGGTATGTTGACTCGCCTTATTTTGAAAGCATCCGACAAGGCTCCATGGTCAGATAACGGCTCAGCTAAAAATCCTGCTCTTCCACCAGTAGAAAAATTGGGCAAAGGTCTCTACTTCTATGAAGTGGACTTGGCCGGCACCCAAGGTAAATCTGATAAAGAGCTTCTAGACCTCTTGAAACAAAACGGCACTCAAAGTTACAAGGCAACTATCAAGGTTTATGGTGCGAAGGACGGCAAGGCCGATTTGAGCAACCTCGTAGCGACTAAAGATTTGGATGTCAACTTGAATGGCTTAACTACCCCAGCTGAAGTCCAAAAAGGCGTAGCCGACAACACCAAAGACACAGTAGATGTTCCAGCCACTTACCTAGACAAAGCTAATTTCCCTGGACCGTTCACAGCCGGCGTCAACCAAGTTATTCCATACGAATTCTTTGCTGGTGACGGTATGTTGACTCGCCTTATCTTGAAAGCATCAGACAAGGCTCCATGGTCAGACAATGGTTCAGCTAAAAATCCTGCTCTCCCACCAGTAGAAAAATTGGGCAAAGGCCTCTACTTCTAC is a window of Streptococcus mitis DNA encoding:
- a CDS encoding potassium channel family protein; the protein is MSDRTIGILGLGIFGSSVLEALAKHDMNIIAIDDHEERINQFEPVLARGVVGDITDEELLLSAGIDTCDTVVVATGENLESSVLAVMHCKSLGVPTVIAKVKSHTAKKVLEKIGADAVISPEFEMGRSLAQTILFHNSVDVFQLDKNVSIVEMKIPQSWTDKSLSQLDLRGRYNLNVLGFRAYENAPLDVQFGPNDLLQADAYIMAVINNQHLDTLAELSE
- a CDS encoding SSURE domain-containing protein, which codes for MKFNPNQRYTRWSIRRLSVGVASVVVASGFFVLVGQPSSARADVVNPTPAQVVPGAASVSEKSDLPAEVLKKAVDVALPSEQSIPTPKASVDTTSSSEKADETAKEPVAAPKEVQAQSDSKKQTEDAVKPVESSASTVAGQDREASEAQPATTPAEVQKGVADNTKDTVDVPASYLDKANFPGPFTAGVNQVIPYEFFAGDGMLTRLILKSSDKAPWSDNGSAKNPALPPVENLGKGLYFYEVDLAGTQGKSDKDLLDLLKQNGTQSYKATIKVYGAKDGKADLSNLVATKDLDVNLNGLTTPAEVQKGVADNTKDTVDVPATYLDKANFPGPFTAGVNQVIPYEFFAGDGMLTRLILKASDKAPWSDNGSAKNPALPPVEKLGKGLYFYEVDLAGTQGKSDKELLDLLKQNGTQSYKATIKVYGAKDGKADLTNLVATKDLDVNLNGLTTPAEVQKGVADNTKDTVDVPATYLDKANFPGPFTAGVNQVIPYEFFAGDGMLTRLILKASDKAPWSDNGSAKNPALPPVEKLGKGLYFYEVDLAGTQGKSDKELLDLLKQNGTQSYKATIKVYGAKDGKADLTNLVATKDLDVNLNGLTTPAEVQKGVADNTKDTVDVPATYLDKANFPGPFTAGVNQVIPYEFFAGDGMLTRLILKASDKAPWSDNGSAKNPALPPVEKLGKGLYFYEVDLAGTQGKSDKELLDLLKQNGTQSYKATIKVYGAKDGKADLTNLVATKDLDVNLNGLTTPAEVQKGVADNTKDTVDVPASYLDKANFPGPFTAGVNQVIPYEFFAGDGMLTRLILKASDKAPWSDNGSAKNPALPPVEKLGKGLYFYEVDLAGTQGKSDKELLDLLKQNGTQSYKATIKVYGAKDGKADLSNLVATKDLDVNLNGLTTPAEVQKGVADNTKDTVDVPATYLDKANFPGPFTAGVNQVIPYEFFAGDGMLTRLILKASDKAPWSDNGSAKNPALPPVEKLGKGLYFYEVDLAGTQGKSDKELLDLLKQNGTQSYKATIKVYGAKDGKADLSNLVATKELTVNLNGYKSLNEMKSQMPAASQDKMMPNKEQDKTMNASQPMLTSSKMSDEGKMASANKVSSPMMADHMKDQKDMLPYTGEAQTSMATLGFFGLALAGLLGGLGLKAKKEEND